From the Plutella xylostella chromosome 5, ilPluXylo3.1, whole genome shotgun sequence genome, the window TTATGgcttgaatttattttatttacatttttagtcctacataaaaatatgattatgagCAAAATGCGAAATTGAACTATTTAACAATTCATCCTGCAGGCAAAAACCCGAAGCCGATATGCATAAGTCCGCCGCGGCTGTCGAATATGAAAGTGTGTGCGAAATTCTACAACGTGTTCTTCCCGGGACGGAACTTTCACTTCTGCCTGGCGATGAACGGCCAGTGGCAGCAGCTGGAGCTCTTCAACATGGCCTTCAACTGTTTAaggtatatataattataattatatgtggGCTGTTTggcacacacggccatccaaccccaaggTAGGCAGAGCTTGTAATGTGGGTATTGGATAGCTGAtaaatctacacagatacatattgCCCAAAACCTGAGAagaaatatctgccccggccacggatcgaacccaggaccttcggcatagtaGACAGGTTCAccaaccactacaccattcggctGTCGATGGTAATGCTAATGAGTGTTGACGGGTGTTGGCTATAGGTTACGTTGTTGTGCGCCTTTCGTAATATTTGGTGAGGTGTTATATAGGAATTTTGTGTCATGCGGAAATAAAGTCCGACAACGCTAACTTTACAATACCTGTAAAAAaatgtcaacaacaaaaacagtttattagggCAGCACCCattatgttttgtaatttCTTACACTGGCACGTGGTAAAACATTAACGGCTACTAGGGTTGTCGGATTCTAGTACTACCTAGTAAGATATTGTGATTCCAAAGTATAATTTGGCACATGTCACGGGATTCGAACTACCCGACTAGCTTCCATCGCGTAGCTTAACTTCATGTTTATTCACTCAAGTCTTTCTGACCAGGATGGGTGCAAACGGCATAGCCATGATAAGACCAGAGGACAACGGAGGTATTTCCATCCCGAACCCTCAAGGAGGAGTCGACGCCGTCATCGACCATGGAGAAGATGACATCGAGGAGTATGACGAGAACTTGGTCAAGTCATTGTTCGGAGTTTTTGAAGATGATGACCGATAGATACTCAACCTAACGaagattataaataagtactgagatattaatgttaattatttatttgcatagaGTCTAAGAAATTAACATGcctacctatacatatttatttctcaTTAGGTAAGTTATTAAACAAAAAGTGTTGAAGTCGGAATGGTGTTTCATTTTCCTCTCTGCAAAACTTTTCCCGCGCCACCCGTGTCGAATCCTGAGAATGTCTATTACGGGGCATTACCGATTGCTTTCGCCCCTCGAGTTGTCATCAATCACGTAAATCACCGCGAACAAACGTACACAGATGCTGCCGTGCTACACATTGTGATGTGAAACTTAGCCGATGACGGTAGTGGAAAACTGTCCCGTTTCGAAGGAATTTCTCTCTGCTAGAAAGTATCGCAAGACGTACAGCTTGCATACAAAGCGTATTGTTACCGTCTCTGATCCAACAGCCGCTGTTACGCAGTTTACTAGCGAACTCGCGCCTATTTGTATGTATTCCCTCGACACTGGAACAGTATTTGGGTTAAACTAATCCGCGATGGTGTCAAACATTGTAATAGTTTTGTTTAGTTGTTCTGTTATCGCCGTGTCAGGTAAGACTTTGTGTGCTCGTGCTAATACTCTCGTGATAACCGGCAATGATGCATATTTTAAAACTCCATTGTCACTAACACGTCTGCTATGCATGCGTTAAGTATTAACAGTGGGTAGTTTATTTTGATTGTGTCCTCAAACGTAATACTTAACTATTGttcgtaaataaattattcatattcAGGCTCACCAGTTTTAAAGTGAAAAGGTTTTTGAAGTTGTGATAACTCCTATTGCCTGAAAATGCACGATTCAGGTGTAGGTTCTGTACGGTTATAGTTTGACCGTAAATAACAATTTGATTGAGTAGAACACAGTGCGTTATATCGATCCAAATGGACGTAGCGTCacttttacttttgttttttgtcaGTGAGTATCAATTAACCGGggaattaattacctactttttatgaaaactaactGCATGACGTTTAGTAATAAGTCAAAATAGTTTATGAATATGATACAGCATGAGttctaaataagtacctaccaccaattgttataaatccggCAGTAGTTTTTACATTTCCGAATGTGGTAAGGATATGGTTGATTTTTTTCAGGGACATTGTTCAGCAGACATGACTATTCGAACGACAATAGCATGGATGTGACCGACTTTTCCGTATACTACGATATGAAGACCAACGATGTAAGACATATTATTAACATCTTGTTAAGAAAATTACCGATCACGGGCTCCGAAATACGTAGGCGTTTTATTGGTACTCACGTACTCTAGtagattatttaataattttattactacaGTAAATTTTCTTCTTAAACATCTGTAACATAGTTAGATGCTTTATATTcttcttaaataattatttatttcatttttttatgcGTAAGTATTGTATTTATCTGTACCATCATTATCATAACATTCATCATGATTACCTACAGTATCTAGGTGTATTATGCTATGCAGGAGCAggaggtatattatgtagatacaGAAGGGAGTTCTCTGGATCgtatgtacggtcagctgcataagtagctatacatttTTGTACTTTGTCAAAATACCCACTTaacaaaccgtcaatgttAGGATAACTGAACAGGCAGTTTGTGAATTTGACAAGGTGCAAAAGTGTaaagctacttatgcagctgactgtaccaaCATACACTACTTAGCTACCTTTGTTCTaacagtgaaggaaaacatcttaAAGAACCTTGCATATCCACATTGCCCACTAACAAAAACACTGTTTCCATTAAAACGAGCGTTACAGTGAGGAGATAGCTTAACCTTGCTTGCAGACCATCAGGAAGATGATGCCTCGGCCGTGGTACAAGCCGGGCTGGTTGCTTCGTTTGCCGTTCACTGGTGGCCCCTGCCAGTGTGAGGGCTTGCACTGCTCTTGTTGCACCGGCATTCGAATACAAACATTTAACTTTGATCGTAAAGGTAAGTCGCTTGCTGCTgttttaactttgtttttatcattcaggtaggtaggtacgatgtaaatatatgtaactttttaaaaagCTTGCTTTTATCTAGTTCCATCAAACGTATCAttcattatgtattttaatgttgcatattatgaaatttatttatttaggaacaGACCCAAATATAAATTggcataagtacttaatagatcTATGTGAGTATACTTTCCCGTAAATATTTAAtcgttaagtacctatatatttttatctgaATATTCAAAATCAccgaatataaaattaatgctTAATGCTCGTAGTTAAGTGCAGCACCAACATTATTCCGTATTTAATGCCTTTATTTGTTCGCTTTAGTACCTTTACCTATAAAAATCAAGACAAGTTTATTACCAAGGCCTTAGCCTAGTTTTCATATGTGTTGTGAACaaacagtaggtataagtacttacagtaatttattatgttaagtTTGTTAAATATCTTTATCTAATCAGCAGATCGGTAGGTCCCATTCTATTGCAGGTGAAGGTTCAGGAATTAAACCTTGGGGTCttcaaaataaacataatttaataactatGTTTGATATTGATAGCTAAGTACATACATTACTTTTATCTACTCAAAAACACAAGGCAGTAATGCATTCGTATTAGAAGTTATCTCTAGGTTCACGTTGAAAACCTAGaagaataattttatcatacctacataagtacataatttggACTTCCGCGCCCTCcgatattattttgaaattatatgTCCAAGCGCGACTTGAAAATCGTGTCGCAAAAAGTTGCGCTACAAAAATTGCAGTGCAAACTGTCGCTGCATAAACTaacatatttttcttaatttcCACAGCTTGTACAAAATTAACTTATGAGCCGAATGAATCATTAGTAGCCATGGAGGTCACACTGAACGACGAATCAGTTTACAGAAGCTCATTCTCAGGTAAACATTACTCTTTTTTACTTAACATTTGTAgcaattttaaaattcgaagcacgaggccgttattattctgagaacgCACGCCTTTAATcttataaaacaacaaaaaacaaacttcTTTCATACAGAGTCTTTCCAGCCAGTTCCAAACTTACGACCTCTTTATTATTTCCAGCCCGCAACCCACCTCCTTTCTGCATACCGGTGCCAGTTCCATACCTGCCCCCAGGGCTAGTGGACATGTGCATCAGGTTCTTCGACGTCTCGGTGGTGGAGCAGCGGCTGCATGTCTGCATGGACTGGGACACCCGGATTGATAAAGCTCCGGTCTTGGTAAGAACTTCAAGGTTTTTctaatgtacctaagtatacagGTGTGTTTCCGTCcagtaatattaaatttatcacaAATACTCACTGCCCCCGCAGAATGCAGCAGCAGTTGAATAAGTGAGAGAAGGAAGGAGTTTGACAATCATACGAATAGGGAGATACATCATGAATCCATCCgtaaatttcatattattgTCTTTTTATCAGAAGGCCTTACGTTCAGATACCTAGACttcagttttaaaaacaactaacCTATTTCTTCCAGGTCCTCCACTTTGACTGCATGGACATGGGTTTGAGTGGGGTAAGCCTATCAAAGCcaggcggcagcggcggcacCAACCCCGGGACCGCCTCAGAACCGGGAGAACCCACGCAAGTCAATGCTGATGTGTATGATCCTGTCACGGAAACTATTAAAGCAACCAAGAGCCCTTTCCTTAAtgc encodes:
- the LOC105389751 gene encoding uncharacterized protein LOC105389751 isoform X1, translated to MVSNIVIVLFSCSVIAVSGTLFSRHDYSNDNSMDVTDFSVYYDMKTNDTIRKMMPRPWYKPGWLLRLPFTGGPCQCEGLHCSCCTGIRIQTFNFDRKACTKLTYEPNESLVAMEVTLNDESVYRSSFSARNPPPFCIPVPVPYLPPGLVDMCIRFFDVSVVEQRLHVCMDWDTRIDKAPVLVLHFDCMDMGLSGVSLSKPGGSGGTNPGTASEPGEPTQVNADVYDPVTETIKATKSPFLNAIKYI
- the LOC105389751 gene encoding uncharacterized protein LOC105389751 isoform X2, with the protein product MDVASLLLLFFVRTLFSRHDYSNDNSMDVTDFSVYYDMKTNDTIRKMMPRPWYKPGWLLRLPFTGGPCQCEGLHCSCCTGIRIQTFNFDRKACTKLTYEPNESLVAMEVTLNDESVYRSSFSARNPPPFCIPVPVPYLPPGLVDMCIRFFDVSVVEQRLHVCMDWDTRIDKAPVLVLHFDCMDMGLSGVSLSKPGGSGGTNPGTASEPGEPTQVNADVYDPVTETIKATKSPFLNAIKYI
- the LOC105389751 gene encoding uncharacterized protein LOC105389751 isoform X3; the encoded protein is MDVTDFSVYYDMKTNDTIRKMMPRPWYKPGWLLRLPFTGGPCQCEGLHCSCCTGIRIQTFNFDRKACTKLTYEPNESLVAMEVTLNDESVYRSSFSARNPPPFCIPVPVPYLPPGLVDMCIRFFDVSVVEQRLHVCMDWDTRIDKAPVLVLHFDCMDMGLSGVSLSKPGGSGGTNPGTASEPGEPTQVNADVYDPVTETIKATKSPFLNAIKYI